In one Pseudomonas sp. Bout1 genomic region, the following are encoded:
- a CDS encoding AI-2E family transporter: MFKVLRDWIQRYFSDEEAVVLAVLLFLAFTAVLTLGGMLAPVLAGMVLAYLMQGLVSILERLRLPGGAAVGLVFALFMGLLLVFIVIVVPLLWHQLITLFNELPGMLAKWQSLLLLLPERYPHLVSDEQVLQAIEVARGEIGKFGQWALTFSLSSLPLLVNIMIYLVLVPILVFFFLKDREMIGRWVRGYLPRERALITRVAEEMNRQIANYIRGKVIEIFICGGVTYIGFVALGLNYAALLALLVGVSVVVPYVGAVVVTVPVMLIALFQWGWSDQFIYLMAVYGIIQVLDGNVLVPLLFSEAVNLHPVAIICAVLLFGGLWGFWGVFFAIPLATLFKAVLDAWPRQEPVVAPLL, from the coding sequence ATGTTCAAAGTGTTACGTGACTGGATTCAGCGCTACTTCTCCGACGAAGAAGCCGTGGTGCTGGCCGTCCTGCTGTTTCTGGCCTTTACGGCCGTGCTCACCCTGGGCGGTATGCTCGCGCCGGTATTGGCGGGGATGGTGCTGGCGTACTTGATGCAAGGCCTGGTTTCCATTCTGGAGCGTTTGCGTTTGCCAGGCGGGGCGGCGGTGGGCCTGGTGTTTGCCTTGTTCATGGGCCTTTTGTTGGTGTTCATCGTGATCGTGGTGCCGCTGCTGTGGCATCAGTTGATCACCTTGTTCAATGAACTACCGGGCATGCTCGCCAAGTGGCAATCGCTGTTGCTGCTGTTGCCCGAGCGTTATCCGCACCTGGTGTCGGATGAGCAAGTACTGCAGGCCATTGAAGTGGCGCGCGGTGAAATCGGAAAGTTCGGGCAATGGGCGCTGACCTTTTCCCTTTCGAGCTTGCCGCTGCTGGTCAACATCATGATCTACCTGGTGCTGGTGCCGATCCTGGTGTTTTTCTTCCTCAAGGACCGCGAGATGATCGGTCGTTGGGTGCGTGGCTACCTGCCGCGTGAGCGGGCGCTGATTACCCGGGTCGCCGAGGAAATGAACCGGCAGATTGCCAACTACATTCGCGGCAAGGTCATCGAGATCTTTATCTGCGGTGGCGTGACCTACATCGGCTTTGTCGCACTGGGGCTGAACTACGCGGCCTTGCTGGCGCTGCTGGTCGGTGTTTCAGTGGTGGTGCCGTATGTCGGCGCGGTGGTGGTGACGGTGCCGGTGATGTTGATCGCGCTGTTCCAGTGGGGCTGGAGTGATCAGTTCATCTACTTGATGGCGGTGTACGGCATCATCCAGGTGCTGGACGGCAACGTGCTGGTGCCGCTGCTGTTCTCGGAGGCGGTGAACCTGCATCCGGTGGCGATCATCTGTGCGGTGTTGTTGTTCGGCGGGTTGTGGGGCTTTTGGGGGGTGTTCTTTGCGATTCCCCTGGCGACGCTGTTCAAGGCGGTGCTGGATGCGTGGCCCCGGCAGGAGCCTGTTGTAGCGCCGTTACTCTGA
- a CDS encoding peroxiredoxin produces the protein MAVVIDTPVADFEAQATSGQTFSLAGLKGKQVVLYFYPKDSTPGCTTQGQGFRDQHAAFKAANTEVFGVSRDSLKSHENFKAKQQFPFELISDKDEAVCQLFDVIKLKKLYGKEYLGVDRSTFLIDKNGVLRQEWRGVKVPGHVDAVLEAAQALNKA, from the coding sequence ATGGCTGTAGTCATCGACACACCCGTAGCCGACTTCGAAGCCCAGGCCACCAGCGGGCAGACCTTCAGCCTCGCCGGGCTCAAGGGCAAGCAAGTGGTGCTCTATTTCTATCCGAAAGACAGCACCCCGGGCTGCACCACCCAAGGCCAGGGCTTTCGTGACCAGCACGCAGCGTTCAAGGCAGCCAACACCGAGGTGTTTGGTGTGTCCCGCGACAGCCTGAAGTCCCACGAGAACTTCAAGGCCAAGCAGCAATTCCCCTTTGAGCTGATCAGCGACAAGGACGAAGCGGTTTGCCAGCTGTTTGATGTGATCAAGCTGAAGAAGCTGTATGGCAAGGAATACCTGGGCGTTGATCGCAGCACCTTTCTGATCGACAAAAATGGCGTGCTGCGCCAGGAATGGCGTGGCGTGAAAGTGCCAGGCCATGTGGATGCAGTGCTGGAAGCAGCGCAGGCGCTGAACAAGGCTTGA
- a CDS encoding glycine cleavage system protein R encodes MSTPTVREQFLVISALGANPMELTNVLCRASHENRCAVVTSRLTRHGECSALVLQISGTWDALARLETGLPGLAKKHDFTVNVVRSAALENRPQALPYVAYVSSAYRSDIVNELCQFFIDHNVELENLTCDTYQAPQTGGTMLNATFTVTLPAGVQISWLRDQFLDFADALNLDALIEPWRPQNPM; translated from the coding sequence ATGTCCACCCCCACAGTCCGCGAACAATTCCTTGTCATCAGTGCCCTCGGCGCCAACCCCATGGAGCTGACTAACGTCCTGTGCCGCGCCAGCCATGAAAACCGCTGCGCCGTCGTGACCTCCCGCCTGACCCGCCACGGCGAGTGCAGTGCGCTGGTCCTGCAGATTTCCGGAACCTGGGATGCCCTGGCCCGCCTTGAAACCGGCTTGCCGGGTTTGGCCAAGAAGCACGACTTCACCGTCAATGTGGTGCGCAGTGCGGCCCTGGAGAACCGTCCCCAGGCCCTGCCTTACGTGGCCTATGTCAGCTCGGCCTACCGCTCGGACATCGTCAACGAGCTGTGCCAGTTCTTTATCGACCACAATGTCGAGCTGGAAAACCTGACCTGCGACACGTATCAGGCCCCGCAGACCGGCGGCACGATGCTCAACGCTACCTTTACCGTGACCTTGCCGGCCGGCGTGCAGATCAGTTGGCTGCGTGACCAGTTCCTGGATTTCGCCGATGCCCTGAACCTCGACGCACTGATCGAGCCATGGCGCCCACAGAACCCAATGTAA
- the dapA gene encoding 4-hydroxy-tetrahydrodipicolinate synthase, with amino-acid sequence MIAGSMVALVTPMDAQGNLDWDSLGKLVDFHLQEGTNAIVAVGTTGESATLDVEEHIEVIEFVVKRVAGRIAVIAGTGANSTREAIELTRNAKKAGADACLLVTPYYNKPTQEGLYLHFRTIAEAVDIPQILYNVPGRTACDMKAETVIRLSTVPNIIGIKEATGDLQRAKDILAGVSSDFLVYSGDDATAVELILLGGKGNISVTANVAPRAMSELCAAAIAGDAVKARAIHEQLAPLNKTLFIESNPIPVKWALHEMGLMPDGIRLPLTWLSEACHEPLRQALRQSGVLV; translated from the coding sequence ATGATTGCGGGCAGTATGGTGGCACTGGTCACACCCATGGATGCACAAGGTAATCTCGACTGGGACAGCCTGGGCAAACTGGTGGACTTCCACCTGCAAGAGGGCACCAACGCCATCGTGGCGGTCGGCACCACAGGTGAATCGGCCACACTTGATGTGGAAGAACACATCGAAGTGATCGAGTTCGTGGTCAAGCGCGTGGCAGGGCGTATTGCTGTCATCGCCGGCACGGGCGCCAATTCGACCCGCGAAGCGATCGAATTGACCAGGAACGCCAAGAAAGCCGGCGCCGATGCCTGCCTGCTGGTGACGCCGTACTACAACAAGCCGACCCAGGAAGGCCTGTACCTGCACTTTCGCACCATCGCCGAAGCCGTCGACATCCCGCAGATCCTCTACAACGTGCCCGGTCGCACCGCCTGCGACATGAAGGCCGAGACCGTGATCCGCCTGTCCACCGTGCCGAACATCATCGGCATCAAGGAAGCCACCGGTGACCTGCAACGCGCCAAGGACATCCTGGCCGGCGTCAGCAGCGACTTCCTGGTGTATTCCGGTGACGACGCCACTGCGGTCGAACTGATCCTGCTGGGCGGCAAAGGCAATATCTCGGTAACGGCCAACGTCGCACCGCGCGCCATGAGCGAGCTGTGCGCCGCGGCCATTGCCGGCGATGCGGTCAAGGCCCGGGCGATCCACGAACAACTGGCACCGCTCAACAAAACCCTGTTTATCGAATCCAACCCTATCCCCGTGAAATGGGCGCTGCATGAGATGGGCCTGATGCCGGACGGTATCCGTCTGCCGCTCACCTGGCTCAGCGAAGCCTGTCACGAACCGCTGCGACAGGCCCTGCGCCAGTCCGGCGTCCTGGTTTAA
- the bamC gene encoding outer membrane protein assembly factor BamC — protein MKRLAGLSALALIISSTSGCGWIWGPEGYFRDRGSDYLEAQQTAPMKLPSDVNVAKRLDPLLPIPRNVADDTFKGEYQVPRPQPLSAVADASDYSLQKSGDTRWVMAQRPPAEVWPVAVQFFQDNGFRIDEQRPQTGEFTTAWQHTSELSASMAKRLQAGGVANDSEARIRVRIEPGVQRNTSEVYVVSAERPAGSTANVDFTPRSVNTGVDAALVDEMLASMSRISEKGGSVSLLAAGSFDTPSRVSLSEDGSGNVVLNLGEDLDRAWSSVGRALEHGEWRVEDINRSLGLYYINLAEKAEKKDEEPGFFSKLFGSTPTKEEVETRADRYQVRLSKVGDSVQVTVEKNINTVAPAEVARKVLGVIQDNLG, from the coding sequence ATGAAGCGATTGGCCGGACTTTCCGCACTTGCCTTGATTATCTCCAGCACCAGTGGCTGCGGTTGGATCTGGGGCCCGGAAGGCTACTTCCGCGACCGCGGTAGCGATTACCTGGAAGCCCAACAAACCGCCCCGATGAAATTGCCGTCGGACGTCAATGTCGCCAAGCGCCTTGACCCGTTGCTGCCGATTCCGCGCAACGTGGCCGACGACACCTTCAAGGGTGAATACCAAGTACCGCGTCCACAGCCGCTGTCGGCCGTGGCCGATGCCAGCGACTACAGCCTGCAGAAGAGCGGCGATACCCGTTGGGTCATGGCCCAGCGCCCACCTGCCGAAGTCTGGCCGGTGGCCGTGCAGTTCTTCCAGGACAATGGTTTTCGCATCGACGAGCAACGCCCGCAGACCGGTGAGTTCACCACCGCGTGGCAGCACACCAGCGAACTGTCGGCATCCATGGCCAAGCGCCTGCAGGCCGGCGGCGTAGCCAATGACAGCGAAGCCCGCATCCGCGTGCGTATCGAGCCAGGCGTGCAACGCAATACCAGTGAAGTCTATGTGGTGAGCGCCGAGCGCCCTGCCGGCAGCACCGCTAACGTCGACTTCACCCCGCGTTCGGTCAACACCGGTGTGGACGCTGCCCTGGTCGACGAAATGCTCGCCAGCATGAGCCGTATCTCCGAGAAGGGCGGTTCCGTCTCCCTGCTCGCCGCCGGTAGCTTTGATACACCGAGCCGTGTCAGCCTCAGCGAAGACGGCAGCGGCAACGTGGTGCTCAACCTGGGTGAAGACCTGGACCGCGCCTGGTCGAGTGTCGGCCGCGCGCTGGAGCACGGCGAATGGCGCGTTGAAGACATCAACCGCAGCCTGGGCCTGTACTACATCAACTTGGCCGAAAAAGCCGAGAAGAAAGACGAAGAGCCAGGTTTCTTCAGCAAGCTGTTCGGCAGCACGCCGACCAAGGAAGAGGTCGAAACTCGCGCCGATCGCTATCAGGTTCGTTTGAGCAAGGTTGGCGACAGCGTGCAAGTCACCGTCGAGAAAAACATCAACACCGTGGCGCCGGCAGAAGTGGCGCGCAAAGTGTTGGGCGTGATTCAGGACAACCTGGGCTGA
- a CDS encoding MBL fold metallo-hydrolase produces the protein MRFAVLGSGSQGNGTLVAHDDTYVLVDCGFSLRETERRLLRLGVHPAQLSAILVTHEHADHVHGVGLLSRRYNLPVYLSRGTLRGMRKPIEPAGLLAGGEQLQIGALSIDVIEVAHDAQEPTQYVFSDGERRFGLLTDLGSYCAKVLEGYRDLDALMIESNHCRDLLARGHYPAFLKQRVGGQFGHLNNHQAAYLVYELGWQDLQHLVLAHLSSKNNLPTLARQCFVDTLGCDPDWLQLADQDSGLDWRHIA, from the coding sequence ATGCGTTTTGCCGTTCTCGGCAGCGGTAGCCAAGGGAACGGCACGCTTGTAGCCCATGACGACACGTACGTCCTGGTGGATTGTGGTTTCTCCCTGCGGGAAACCGAGCGACGCCTGCTGCGCCTGGGGGTTCACCCCGCGCAACTGAGCGCGATTCTGGTGACCCACGAACATGCCGACCACGTGCATGGCGTGGGTTTGCTGTCTCGGCGCTACAATCTTCCGGTGTACCTCAGTCGCGGTACCTTGCGCGGGATGCGCAAACCGATTGAACCCGCAGGGTTGCTCGCTGGTGGCGAGCAATTGCAGATCGGTGCCTTGAGCATTGATGTGATTGAAGTGGCCCACGATGCCCAGGAACCGACGCAATACGTATTCAGTGATGGTGAGCGGCGCTTCGGCCTGCTCACTGACCTGGGCTCCTACTGCGCCAAGGTACTGGAGGGCTATCGCGACCTCGATGCATTGATGATCGAGTCAAACCACTGCCGCGACCTGCTTGCGCGTGGCCACTACCCGGCCTTTCTCAAGCAGCGGGTCGGCGGGCAGTTTGGGCATTTGAACAACCACCAGGCGGCGTACCTGGTGTATGAGTTGGGCTGGCAAGACCTGCAACACCTGGTCCTGGCCCACCTGAGCAGCAAGAACAACCTGCCGACGCTTGCCCGGCAATGTTTTGTCGACACCCTTGGGTGCGACCCGGACTGGCTGCAACTGGCCGATCAAGATTCAGGGCTCGACTGGCGACATATCGCCTAG
- the purC gene encoding phosphoribosylaminoimidazolesuccinocarboxamide synthase: MEKREELYRGKAKSVYKTDDANRLILLFRNDTSAFDGKRIEQLDRKGMVNNKFNAFIMQKLEAAGIPTQFDKLLGDNECLVKKLDMIPVECVVRNYAAGSLVKRLGVEEGLKLNPYTFELFLKDDAKGDPFINESHVVAFGWGTAEQLARMKELSLKVNDVLSKLFDDAGLLLVDFKLEFGVFHDGSIVLGDEFSPDGCRLWDKDTRKKMDKDRFRQGLGDVIEAYEEVANRLGVPL, encoded by the coding sequence ATGGAAAAACGTGAAGAACTCTACCGCGGCAAAGCCAAATCGGTGTACAAGACCGACGACGCCAACCGCCTGATCCTGCTGTTTCGCAACGACACCTCGGCGTTCGACGGCAAGCGCATCGAACAGCTCGACCGCAAAGGCATGGTGAACAACAAGTTCAACGCCTTCATCATGCAGAAACTCGAAGCGGCCGGCATTCCGACCCAATTCGACAAACTGCTGGGCGACAACGAATGCCTGGTGAAAAAACTCGACATGATCCCGGTCGAGTGCGTCGTGCGTAACTACGCGGCCGGCAGCCTGGTGAAGCGTTTGGGCGTGGAGGAGGGCCTCAAGCTCAATCCTTACACCTTCGAACTGTTCCTGAAAGACGATGCCAAGGGCGACCCGTTCATCAACGAATCCCACGTAGTGGCATTCGGTTGGGGCACCGCTGAACAATTGGCTCGCATGAAGGAGCTGTCGCTGAAGGTCAACGACGTCCTGAGCAAACTGTTCGACGACGCCGGCCTGCTGCTGGTGGACTTCAAACTCGAATTCGGTGTGTTCCACGACGGCTCCATCGTCCTGGGTGACGAATTCAGCCCGGATGGCTGCCGCCTGTGGGACAAAGACACTCGCAAGAAGATGGACAAAGACCGCTTCCGTCAGGGCCTCGGTGATGTCATCGAAGCCTACGAAGAAGTCGCCAACCGTCTTGGCGTACCGCTGTAA
- a CDS encoding pentapeptide repeat-containing protein, translated as MRKPKMTDEKLPAEMPPPAEPPQGTSVVGCFKVPHKALLKGNREVVTDFYVDETVQNESKAYAFKVYIRLNATKQTIFRNVSFLHSVFDGCYFNNCVFDSCDFTGCRFVGCNFHQTKFSGCNFEYAVFERCQIDDDILDSEAPRKENLKMRFARSLRMNFQQVGDAKAVNKAISLELDATSNYLKKSWSSSETYYRNKYPGWKKLPQFGKWLEFRVLDAIWGNGENTLKLLRSIVVIHLVIAVYDTYMFGDVWSLKDYLASFLASPGVFFGIANPHTDHYPVWFSSAIAATRLIGFAFLTAILVKRFGRR; from the coding sequence GTGCGTAAGCCAAAAATGACAGACGAGAAATTGCCAGCAGAAATGCCACCTCCTGCGGAGCCCCCCCAGGGCACGAGTGTTGTTGGGTGTTTTAAGGTGCCGCATAAAGCGCTTTTGAAGGGGAATCGAGAGGTCGTCACCGACTTCTATGTCGATGAGACCGTTCAGAACGAAAGTAAAGCTTACGCATTCAAAGTATATATTAGGCTTAATGCGACTAAGCAGACTATTTTCAGGAATGTTTCCTTCCTGCATAGTGTCTTCGACGGTTGCTATTTTAATAACTGTGTTTTTGATTCCTGCGATTTTACAGGTTGTCGGTTTGTCGGTTGTAACTTTCATCAAACAAAATTTTCAGGATGTAATTTCGAATATGCAGTGTTTGAGCGTTGTCAGATTGATGACGATATACTCGATAGTGAAGCGCCTCGTAAAGAGAATCTGAAAATGCGGTTCGCCAGATCGCTCCGTATGAATTTTCAGCAGGTTGGAGATGCAAAAGCGGTCAATAAGGCGATTTCACTAGAGCTAGATGCTACTTCTAATTACTTAAAGAAGTCGTGGTCGTCGAGTGAAACTTACTACAGGAATAAATATCCTGGCTGGAAGAAGTTACCCCAGTTTGGGAAGTGGCTTGAGTTTAGGGTTCTTGACGCGATTTGGGGGAATGGCGAAAACACACTTAAGCTACTGCGCTCTATCGTAGTGATTCATCTTGTTATCGCGGTTTATGACACTTATATGTTTGGTGACGTTTGGAGTCTCAAGGACTACCTCGCGAGTTTTCTTGCGTCCCCCGGCGTGTTCTTCGGTATCGCCAATCCGCATACGGACCATTACCCTGTGTGGTTCTCGTCCGCCATTGCTGCTACTCGCTTGATCGGGTTTGCTTTCCTGACGGCTATTCTCGTAAAACGGTTCGGGCGGAGATGA
- a CDS encoding nucleotidyltransferase domain-containing protein: MHIYAFGSICRGEVDRGSDVDLLACVDGPAPQMDPEKFSLYRYERLQALWIEGNPFAWHLHLESKLLFSSDNSDFISDLGVPARYVACDSDCDKFKLLFEKSFEALKHSANSSIFNLSCMFLAVRNFATCHSLSLGSPIFSRMSPLLVSPCLDIDPEVFSILMRARLLSTRGYGEKIMQDEITTVIKAVTTVPQWMQRLRSYQ; encoded by the coding sequence ATGCACATCTATGCCTTTGGCTCCATTTGTAGGGGAGAGGTCGACCGTGGCTCGGACGTGGACCTTTTAGCCTGCGTCGATGGTCCGGCTCCGCAGATGGATCCCGAAAAGTTTTCCTTGTATCGCTATGAGCGTCTGCAGGCTCTTTGGATAGAAGGCAATCCATTCGCTTGGCACCTGCATCTGGAGTCTAAGTTGCTTTTTTCCTCCGATAATTCGGACTTCATTAGTGATTTGGGTGTGCCTGCACGCTATGTCGCTTGTGATAGTGATTGTGATAAGTTTAAGTTGCTTTTTGAGAAGTCTTTTGAGGCGTTAAAGCATTCTGCTAACAGTTCTATATTTAACTTGTCTTGTATGTTTTTGGCCGTCCGAAACTTTGCAACCTGTCACTCGCTTTCACTCGGGTCGCCAATTTTTTCCAGAATGTCCCCTTTACTAGTGAGCCCGTGCCTCGACATAGATCCAGAAGTGTTCTCGATCCTCATGCGTGCGCGGTTGTTATCGACACGAGGTTATGGAGAAAAAATTATGCAAGACGAGATAACCACGGTAATCAAGGCGGTCACTACCGTACCCCAGTGGATGCAGAGGCTGCGGAGTTATCAATGA